In a genomic window of Punica granatum isolate Tunisia-2019 chromosome 6, ASM765513v2, whole genome shotgun sequence:
- the LOC116210010 gene encoding MLP-like protein 328, with protein sequence MASLEALRGRLQMDIDLKSSATEFYNLWRKESHKVPTATPQNIQTVALHEGDWHTHGAIKIWNYTMDGKPEVFKEKVGFDDANMTITVHGLEGDLFKHYKVYWAALKIVPKNKGSVAKISLEYERVNEDAPIPNKYMDFLVSMTEDIDAHLSTASK encoded by the exons atggcgTCACTGGAGGCACTTCGTGGGAGATTGCAGATGGATATCGACCTGAAATCGAGTGCCACCGAGTTCTATAATTTGTGGAGGAAGGAGTCGCACAAGGTTCCCACAGCTACGCCTCAAAACATTCAGACAGTCGCACTTCATGAAGGTGACTGGCACACCCATGGAGCAATCAAGATCTGGAACTACACCATGG ATGGAAAACCAGAGGTGTTCAAGGAGAAGGTGGGGTTTGATGATGCCAACATGACTATTACGGTCCACGGCCTCGAGGGAGATCTATTCAAACATTACAAGGTCTACTGGGCTGCATTGAAAATTGTCCCTAAGAACAAGGGCTCTGTGGCGAAGATATCATTAGAGTATGAAAGAGTGAACGAGGATGCGCCGATTCCGAACAAGTACATGGACTTCCTGGTTAGCATGACTGAGGATATCGATGCCCATCTCAGTACTGCATCGAAATGA